The DNA region CCGCTGACCGAACGGATCCGCGCCGAGGCGCCCGGAGTGGACGTGGTGTTCCTGCCGGAGGCCCTGGAGGACGGACCGGCCCTGCGCCAGGGGCTGGTGGACGTCGAGGTGGGCGTGCTCGGGCGGCTGGACCCGGAGATCCGCACCCGGCCGCTGATCACCGCGCCGGTGGCGGGCGTGGCGCGCAGCGGCCACCCGCTGTTCGAGGGGCGGATCACCGCCCGGCGCTTCGCCGCCGCCGACCACATCGGCGTCTCCCGGCGGGGCCGGCGGCTCGGGCCGATCGATACCGCGCTGGCCGACCGCGGGCTGCGCCGCCGGGTCGCGGTCGTGGTGCCCAGCCACACCGGCGCGATGCTGCTGGCCCGGGACAGCGACCTGGTGACGCTCGGTCCGGCGGACTGGCTGCCGGAGACCTTCGAGGCCCTGGGGCTGCGCACCTTCCCGATCCCGCTCGAACTCCCGCCGCTGGAGCTGGGGATGGCCTGGCATCCGCGCAACTCGGTCGATCCGGCGCAGCGTTGGTTCCGTGCGCACCTGGCGGCCGCCGTGCGACGGGCGTAGCGGCCCCGGGGCCGCACCTTCGCAAAGGTGCGGCCCCGAAGGGGAGTTGGGCTAGGCGGGGGGTGGGGTGCCGTTGGGCCAGACGCAGGGGGAGCTGATGTCCAGCCGGAATGTACGGCTTGTGTCGCTGGCGCCGTCCAGGATGGCGACGAAGTCGTCCTTGGGGTTCTTGAGCTTTACCCAGCCGATGTGGACGCCCGGCTCCGATACCGGTTGGAAGCCCCGTCCGGTGAGGTAGGTGCGGAACGCGTCGGCGGCCTGTGTCCGGTCGGACAACGGGAGGTTCGCAAAGATGTACCCCCGCGAGGTCTCCTTCCGGCCGTGCGGGCCGATGTCGTTGGCGTCGCATTCCAGGTCGCTGAACGCCGGCGTCTCGGTGGGCTGGATCGGCAGATGCGCCAGGGTGTCCGTCAGATACCCGTCAACCTGCTTCTTCGCCTCGTCGAGCGTGATCGTGGGTTTCGATCGCTCCTGCAGGGTGTTCACCCCGCAGGCGTTCAGGGTCAGCGCTGCGATGGCCAGGGCCAGCGTGACCGCAACCCGGCCGGTGCGTGTCCGGCTTGCGGTGGTGCAACCGGTGGTCCTCATGACAGTGGCGCTCCGGTGATGGCCTTCCCCATGCCGATGAGGGACGGGGAGCCCTTCTCCCAGTAATCGGAGTGCCCCGTTCCCGGGGCGGAGGGTATGTACTGCGCGCCGAAATTCGCGTTGCTGGGGTCGCGCCCGAAGGACAGGTGGTGGTCGGGGTTGTCGACGATTCCGGCCCAGTAGCCCACATTGTTGGTGAAGTTGCTTACCCAGTTGCTCGCTTGCTCTGGCGGGGTGTTATCGATCATGTCGTCGTCGCCCACCGCCACATAGACGTGGGACGGGTCGACGCCGAGATCCTTGGCGTGTTCGACACCGACGCCCGGGCTGGCGATCAGGACGACGTTGTCCACCGGCAGCCCCTTGTCGCGCATGGTGTAGCCGACGACCGTGGTGCCGTAGCTGTGGCCGAGAATGGTGTTGTACGACGGCTTGCCCTCGTGCGTGGCGCGCAGCCCGTCCTGGAAGCCGCGCAGCTTGTCCTCGGCGTTCTTGGCGTAGCTGTCGTCGGCGGCCTCGGGGATGATGTTCTGCGGGGCGTCGTAACCGATGTAGGTGATCGACGACGTGGTTTTGGTGTTGCCGTTGGCGGAATTGGCCGAAATGACCATTCGATCCGACCGGTCCATGTTGCCGCCCATCTCACCGAGTCGCGAGCCGGTGCCGGGGACGTAGGTCGAGACGTTGTCGGCGGTGTCCGGGTTGTTGGCCGCGACGATGGCGTGGCCGTGGCCCTTGGTGTCGAAGCCCAGCAGGAAGGTCGGCGGGTGGTCGGCGTCGACGGGGGTATTCAGCCTGTCCTCGATGGCCTTTACCCCCCTCATCTTGTCTTCCAGGTCGTCGTGCTTGGCCTTCCACTTGTCGTACTCGGGGTTCGCCACGGGCTCGCCCTTGACATACCCCAGAAACTGCTTCGGCGCGGGGCCGAGGCCGTCGAGCTGGCGCTGAAGGTCTTCCTTGCCGTGCTGGAGGTTGATCAGGTTGGCCTGGTGCCGGGCGGTGGCGGGGATGCCGTCGAGGGCGCCGATCTTGTCGTGCTCGGTTTGGATCATGTGTTGCTGCTGGGCGTCGGTGAGGCCGTTCCACCACTTCTTGACGCTGTTGGGGTCGGTGCCGGCCGGCGGAACCTGACTGAGGGCGTCCGTGGCGGCCTGGTCGGCCTTCGCGGTGGCGGAGTCGAGGCCGGTGCCGTTGGTGGCATTGGTGGCGAGGTGGCCGAGCCTGGCGTTGATGGTCTGGTCGGTGTGGTCGGCCTCGGTGAGCGCGTTGGTGATCCGCTGGCTGATCTCCTTGGCGGTGGCCTCGGCCTTGTCCCCGGCGTAGTTGGGGGAGTTGGGGTCCTTGTCCCAGGTGATCCCGCCGTCGGGGGCGACGGTCATCTTGTTCTTCTTGGCGTCGTCCAGCGCGCTGATCAGATGGGACTGCGCCGCCGCGATGCCCTCTGCGGCGTCGGCGAGTGCCTTGCTGATGAGGCCGAGTTCCTGCTTCGCGGCCTGGAGTTCGTTGCCCAGGAACTGGATCCGGGTGTTGGCGTGCCCGGCGGCCGTCCCGGTCCACTCGGAGTGGCCGAGGCGGTCGACGACCTCGTGCTGCCAGTTCTCGATGTGCTGGCCGAAGGCGCTGAAGAGGGTGTCGTAGGCGTTCTTCGCGACCGTGATGTTGTTGATGTTGGCGTCGTAGAGGGTCTTGATGTCCATGGGTTACTCGGCCGCCTTCGCGCTGCGGGGCTTGACCGGGCCGGTGGTGACGTTGGTGTCGAAGGGGTCCGGCTCCGGACCGTTCGAGGCGGGCGCGTTCGGGTTCCGCATGCTGTTGTGGGCGTTCTGCTCGGCTTGGCGGTAGTAGGTGGCCGTGGTGCCGAGTTTGGTGCCGACGTCACCCATGTCACTGCCGAGCTTGTCCAGCAGGGTCTTCCAGTTGGTGCCGCAGTTCTGGATGGCGGTCGCCATCTGCCAGCCCTGGAGGGTGCCGGCGGCCTGGTTGGACGGTTCGGTGATCTTCGCCGTCTCCCCCGGTATGAGACCGCCGATGTGCTGTGCGCTCTGCCCACAGCCGTCCAGTTCGGACGGCTTGACCTTGAACTCCAAGTGCGCGTCAGGATCTGCCATGGTGCCCCCCCATGCATGAGAACCGGCCGGCGGCCGGTCCGTGTGTTCGAAAACTAGTGACGCATGCTAACGGAATCCATGCGGAGGATTGTCGGCGGACGTGTGGGGGCAGAGTGACGGGGCAACAGTCCGGTCGGGTTCGGGATACCCTGTGGGGGTAAGCGGACTGGCGGAGGCGGGCGGGAGGCGGAGGATGGCGCAGCAACGGCCGTACGTTTCCCCGCTGCCCGGCGTGCTGCGCCTGCTGCTTCTCGCCGCCCTGCTGCTCGGCATTGTCACGATGCACACGCTCGGGCACCCGAGCGGCGGGCACGGTGGGCACGGCGGACACGGGCCCCAGGTGACGGCGGCCCAGCAGATGCCCGGACACCACAGCCCGACCGCCGACCCCGCCGGCGCCGACGGCATGGACCCGATGACGGTCTGTCTCGCCGTGTTGGCCGGCTGGACCCTGCTGCTCCTGGTCGCCGGCCCGCTGCTGCGCCGCAGCGGCGACGCCGCCGCCGAGGTGCGGGCCCGCCTGCTGCGGGCCGTCCGCGCGCTGCCGCCGCCCGGGGGCGGGCGGATACTCCTCAACAGACTTTCGGTGCTGCGTCAGTAGGCGCGCGCCCGCCGTCCCGTGCCCGTGTGTACGGGGACGGGACGGCCGACGCGATGTCCTGCACACCCACCCCACTGCACGAGGTGCACTCCGTCATGCGCACACCCACCCGTCGTACCGTCCTGGTCTCCGCGCTCGCCGCCGCCGGGACCGGCCTGCTCGCCGCCTGCTCCTCCGACTCGATGAAGGGCATGAACCACTCCTCGATGAGCGGCGCGAGCAGCGCCGCCGCCCCCGCCGGCTTCGTCTCCCCGAACGGCCCCGAGGTCGCCG from Kitasatospora cathayae includes:
- a CDS encoding LysR family transcriptional regulator, whose amino-acid sequence is MDLNLLPALDALLQENSVTRAAERLGTSPAAVSRMLARLRRAVGDPLLVRAGQGLVPTPRALELREEVAELLRSCENVLRPGAGFDPAHLERTFTVQTSDAVLVRVAGPLTERIRAEAPGVDVVFLPEALEDGPALRQGLVDVEVGVLGRLDPEIRTRPLITAPVAGVARSGHPLFEGRITARRFAAADHIGVSRRGRRLGPIDTALADRGLRRRVAVVVPSHTGAMLLARDSDLVTLGPADWLPETFEALGLRTFPIPLELPPLELGMAWHPRNSVDPAQRWFRAHLAAAVRRA
- a CDS encoding DUF6153 family protein gives rise to the protein MAQQRPYVSPLPGVLRLLLLAALLLGIVTMHTLGHPSGGHGGHGGHGPQVTAAQQMPGHHSPTADPAGADGMDPMTVCLAVLAGWTLLLLVAGPLLRRSGDAAAEVRARLLRAVRALPPPGGGRILLNRLSVLRQ
- a CDS encoding alpha/beta hydrolase, producing the protein MDIKTLYDANINNITVAKNAYDTLFSAFGQHIENWQHEVVDRLGHSEWTGTAAGHANTRIQFLGNELQAAKQELGLISKALADAAEGIAAAQSHLISALDDAKKNKMTVAPDGGITWDKDPNSPNYAGDKAEATAKEISQRITNALTEADHTDQTINARLGHLATNATNGTGLDSATAKADQAATDALSQVPPAGTDPNSVKKWWNGLTDAQQQHMIQTEHDKIGALDGIPATARHQANLINLQHGKEDLQRQLDGLGPAPKQFLGYVKGEPVANPEYDKWKAKHDDLEDKMRGVKAIEDRLNTPVDADHPPTFLLGFDTKGHGHAIVAANNPDTADNVSTYVPGTGSRLGEMGGNMDRSDRMVISANSANGNTKTTSSITYIGYDAPQNIIPEAADDSYAKNAEDKLRGFQDGLRATHEGKPSYNTILGHSYGTTVVGYTMRDKGLPVDNVVLIASPGVGVEHAKDLGVDPSHVYVAVGDDDMIDNTPPEQASNWVSNFTNNVGYWAGIVDNPDHHLSFGRDPSNANFGAQYIPSAPGTGHSDYWEKGSPSLIGMGKAITGAPLS